The Thermococcus eurythermalis genomic sequence CGCCCAGCTCCTCAAGGGAAAAGCCCCTTCCGCTGACCTCTTGAACTATGCAGGTGTTTACGCCGACTTTCATGGCCACCACCAAAAAAGAGGGAAAGTCAAGCTTCCTGGAGAATCAACATGACGTCATTTAAGTCAACCATGCCGTTGTTGTCTATATCGACTCTCTTTTCAATTTCATTATCCACTTTTTCTCCGAGAAACATCATGAGCGTAACGTAGGCATCCTTCTCATCAACCCTGTAATCACCGGTTATGTCTCCCTTAACACTGCTCACGCTTGAAATGGTAACTGGAATATTCCTCCTTCCAAAGAGCATTAACTTTGCAACTAATCTTGCTGTATCCACATGGTGTAAGAAACCTCTGAAGTTCTCTGCCCCGGGACCGTAAGCTAAGAGCGGAACTGGAACTCCTGTATGCTCATAGGAGGTGAATCCAACACCAATACGCCTGTTTATAACATCGGCTACTGCATTTGAGAGGGCATACTTGTTTGTCGAGTGCAGCGCATTCTCAATATACTTGACTTCTTCCTCTGTTGGGACAAATCCGGCATACCTTTTGAGGACCTCTTTTACACTACTCCCTGCCTTAACCTCTTTGGCCATCCTCAACGTGCTTGCTTTTATTTTTCTTATGGCATCTTCATCGATTGCATTTCCATACGTTAGACCTATTGCAAGACCTCCAGTTTCGTGATCGGCAAGCACTATTACCAAGGTATCTCCCCTCTTCTTCGCATATTCCAGCACGTATCTGACAACATCGTCAAACTCCTTAGTTTCTGCAACAACCGATGCGACATCGTTTCCATGGGCTGCATGGTCAATCCTTCCGCCCTCAACCATGAGAAAGAATCCGCTCGGGTTCTTCTCGAGTATTGAAATTGCCTTTTTGGCCATTTCTAAAAGTCCAACATCATCGGGTTTTCTATCCAATACGTAAGGGATGTGACTTTCTGCAAAGAGTCCTAGGACATAATCTCCTTCAACTTTTTCAAGCTCTTCCTTCGTGAAAACTACTTTGTATCCCTGCTTTTTGGCCAGCTCCAAATTTTTCTCATCGAATTTCTCCCTTCCACCACCCAACAAGACGTTAACTTTGTGCATTATGAGTTGCTTTGCTATCTCCCCCTCCATATCCCTATCTGGGACATGGGACGCAAAAACTGCTGGAGTTGCATGGGTAATCCTTGTAGTGGTGACCAGTCCTGTTGACTTCCCAAGCTCTTGAGCCACTTCAAGTAGGGTTGTTAAGTTAACTATCTTTCCGGTTATGTTGGTTACTGAAATCATACCATTATACGTTTTAGCTCCAGTGGATATTGCAGTTCCTGCCGCAGCAGAATCTGTAACTTCACCACTTAGGGAATCAGTAAGCTCAAATCCAGTAACTGGAAAGTTTTCCATGTTTAAGTGTCCATAAACGAGCTTTGTAATTTCTACATGCCCAAGACCCATGCCGTCTCCAACCAGGATTATGATGTTTTTGACACCGCCGTGTGGGGAGTATGCAAAGCTTGGCTGGAATGAAATCAGGCTCAAAATTAAAAGACCCAACAACAGACCGCTAACAAGAGACTTTCCTTTCATTTTTTCACCCCCATTCTTTTTGCTTTTCGACAAAAGGGAAATGAAAAATCACCCCTCCTGTATCATATCAACGGCCTTGAGACCTATTTCGGCAACTTCTTTCGGTAGGCCTACATATCCTGGAGCGATGTATTCATTCTTCTGGCCCTCCGTGAGGACCCACTTCAGGAACTCCTTTATTGCCCTGGCCTTCTCGGGGCTGTAGTGCTTTCCTCCCTTGTTCTGCCAGACGAGGAGGTGGGTGAAGGCCACTATCGGGTAGGCGTTATCGCCGGGCGCGTTGAGGAGCCCCTTGAGGTCCTCCTTGTAGCCCTCGGTCGGGTCTGGGATGTAGGCCTTCACGGCCGAGACCGCTGCCTTGATGCTCTCATCGGTCGGCTTCACGAACTTCCCTGCCCGGTTCTTCAGGGCGACGACCTTGAGGTTATCCTCTATAGCAAAGGAGAGCTCGGTGTAGGCTATGCTGTACTTGGTGCTCTTGAGGGCCTGAACAACACCGGGGTTGCCCTTTCCGCCGATTCCCCTTCCCATCTTGTCCACCGGCCAGTTGACGAGCTTTCCTGCACCAACTTTCTCGGCAAACTCCCTGCTCACGAGGGTGAGGTAGGTGGTGAATATTGCCGTCGTTCCGCTCGCGTCGCTCCTGTGGACGACGATTATCTTCTCGTGCGGGAGTTTCGCGCTGGGATTGAGACCCTTTATGGCCTCAT encodes the following:
- a CDS encoding alkaline phosphatase, producing the protein MKGKSLVSGLLLGLLILSLISFQPSFAYSPHGGVKNIIILVGDGMGLGHVEITKLVYGHLNMENFPVTGFELTDSLSGEVTDSAAAGTAISTGAKTYNGMISVTNITGKIVNLTTLLEVAQELGKSTGLVTTTRITHATPAVFASHVPDRDMEGEIAKQLIMHKVNVLLGGGREKFDEKNLELAKKQGYKVVFTKEELEKVEGDYVLGLFAESHIPYVLDRKPDDVGLLEMAKKAISILEKNPSGFFLMVEGGRIDHAAHGNDVASVVAETKEFDDVVRYVLEYAKKRGDTLVIVLADHETGGLAIGLTYGNAIDEDAIRKIKASTLRMAKEVKAGSSVKEVLKRYAGFVPTEEEVKYIENALHSTNKYALSNAVADVINRRIGVGFTSYEHTGVPVPLLAYGPGAENFRGFLHHVDTARLVAKLMLFGRRNIPVTISSVSSVKGDITGDYRVDEKDAYVTLMMFLGEKVDNEIEKRVDIDNNGMVDLNDVMLILQEA
- the pstS gene encoding phosphate ABC transporter substrate-binding protein PstS, which translates into the protein MKRLAALLLVFLLGIAVLSSGCIGSEEKSSTKPSPEKGKQTQSPGAKADIKAITLRTTGATFPQYQIQKWIKAYMKAHPDIKIEYEGGGSGHGQEAFLKGLTDIGRTDPPVKESTWKKFLETGDQPLQFPEIVGAVVVVYNVPGIDELRLDGETLAKIFMGEIEYWDDEAIKGLNPSAKLPHEKIIVVHRSDASGTTAIFTTYLTLVSREFAEKVGAGKLVNWPVDKMGRGIGGKGNPGVVQALKSTKYSIAYTELSFAIEDNLKVVALKNRAGKFVKPTDESIKAAVSAVKAYIPDPTEGYKEDLKGLLNAPGDNAYPIVAFTHLLVWQNKGGKHYSPEKARAIKEFLKWVLTEGQKNEYIAPGYVGLPKEVAEIGLKAVDMIQEG